ACCCGACCGCGCCGCCGACCGGCGACCCGTCCGCGAGCCCGTCCGCGAGCCCCACCGGCTCGGCCTCGCCGTCCCCGACCGCGACCGGCGGCGCCACCGGGCCGTCCCCTGACGACTTCGTCGACATCCGCCGCGTCCAGCCGAACGTGAACCGGCCCGCCGTGCAGCAGAACGGCTCACGCGGCACGTTCGTCTCCAACTGCGGACGCAACGAGAACGGCCACCACAACAGCGACAACGTCATCGTGGCCCCCGGTGTGACCAACGGCGCGCACCACGTGCACGACTACGTCGGCAACCTCGACTCAAGCGGCTTCTCCACCAACGAGAGCCTCGCCGCCGCCGGCACGACCTGCAGCAACGGCGACAAGTCCACGCACTACTGGCCGGTGCTCCGCCTGCAGAACCGCCAGGGCCCCGACGCCGACAAGCCCGGCGGCGGCCTCGACGGCAACATCGGCCAGATCGTGCGGCCGGCGTCGGTGACACTGACCCTGCGCGGCAACCCGGTCAGCAAGGTGGTCGCCATGCCGCGCTTCCTGCGCATCATCACCGGTGACGCCAAGTCGTTCACCAACGGCACCACCAACGCCAACGCGCGCTGGACCTGCACCGGCTTCGAGAACCGCCAGTTGCGCGACAAGTACCCGATCTGCCCGCGCGGCAGCCAGATCGTGCGCCTGCTGCAGTTCCAGAGCTGCTGGGACGGCAGCAACATCGACAGCGCCAACCACCGCACGCACGTGACCTTCGCCGCGGCGGACGGCAGCTGCCCCGAGGGCTTCAAGGCGATCCCCGCGCTGGAGCAGCGCATCACCTACAACGTGCCGCCGGGCCCCGGCATCGCGCTCGACAGCTTCCCCGAGCAGCTCCACAAGCCGGTGACCGACCACGGCGACTTCATCAACGTCATGTCCGACGACCTCATGAACAAGGCGGTGAACTGCATCAACACCGGCAGGCGCTGCGGCTGACCGGCCACGCGCGCGGCGCGACCGCCTGACCACGCCTGAAGGGAGGTGACATCCCCAACGCGGCACCCCGCGAGAACCGTCTCGCGGGGTGCCGCCGTGTGCGCGCCGGGACCCGTGTGTCACGGGTCCCGGCGGCGTGTGTGCGCGCTAGTCGTAGTCGTCGTCCCAGTCGTCGTCGTCCCAGTCGTCGTCATCGTCGCCGAAGAAGAGGTTCGGCGCGGAGGCGGCGACCATGGCGGCGGTGAGAAGGATGCCGAGTGCGGTGAGTCGTCTGAGCATGGGA
The window above is part of the Sphaerisporangium rubeum genome. Proteins encoded here:
- a CDS encoding DUF1996 domain-containing protein yields the protein MSADLSLSAAPAAASRVVTAGGAKAVDCPSVADQLGDVPAAVSAEVQRNLALLDTQIAEANRRLADNRARDSSFIRNAILSPLQDKRRATLDRITIAFGRAGQQPGSNLRDLAACSVRTGSASGQNPSSPASPTASAQPTAEPTASPTSSAGGGNGGNAGNGDGGNAGNGGAARTVACPSVADRLPEVPAGAQRAVQRDLDVLDRQIAQANQRLSRLGARANSNQVRAAVLTPLRLARAVVLNRITLNLRRAGVRTGNLQGLANCSLGDAGGGGQNPTPNPTGTGDPTAPPTGDPSASPSASPTGSASPSPTATGGATGPSPDDFVDIRRVQPNVNRPAVQQNGSRGTFVSNCGRNENGHHNSDNVIVAPGVTNGAHHVHDYVGNLDSSGFSTNESLAAAGTTCSNGDKSTHYWPVLRLQNRQGPDADKPGGGLDGNIGQIVRPASVTLTLRGNPVSKVVAMPRFLRIITGDAKSFTNGTTNANARWTCTGFENRQLRDKYPICPRGSQIVRLLQFQSCWDGSNIDSANHRTHVTFAAADGSCPEGFKAIPALEQRITYNVPPGPGIALDSFPEQLHKPVTDHGDFINVMSDDLMNKAVNCINTGRRCG